From the Ralstonia wenshanensis genome, the window GCGGCATGCCGCGCACGGGCTTGTCGTCGATGCGGGTAATCAGGTCACCCGGCTGCACGCCAGCGCGGAAGGCGGGGGTGTCTTCAATCGGGTTGATAACCTTGACCAGGCCTTCTTCCTGCGAGATCTCGATACCCAGCCCGGCGAAGCGGCCCTGAGTCCCTTCCTGCAGCTCCTGGAAGTCCTTCTTGTCCAGATAGGCCGAATGCGGGTCGAGGCTGGCGACCATGCCCTTGATCGCTTCGGTCAGCAGCTTGTCGTCGTCCACGGGCTCGACATACTCGCGCTTGATCTGGCCGAAAATGTCCGCCATGAGCCTGAGTTTCTCCAGCGGAAGCGGCCCGACCGTCGCGTTTTGCGCAGTGGCGGAGAGCTGGAGCGTTGCCAGCACCCCGGTGACGAGGCCGATGGCGATCAAGCTGATGTTCTTGAGCGAAGTTCGCATGTGTCGAGCGTGGACGTGGGAACAGTAGATAAACATGGCCCGGGACGGCTCGCGCACATCCCGGGCTACAGGCTTCGACAGTATAAAGGCGTTGGAGTGCCGTAGCGTCCGTTACGGATTATTTCGACTTGCCCTGGCTGGCCACTGCGGCAAGCGATGCGGCAATCGCTTCCTGGTCGCCCAGGTAGTAATGGCGGATCGGCTTGAGGTTGGCGTCCAGCTCATACACAAGCGGCGTGCCGTTGGGGATATTGAGGCCGACGATGTCTGCGTCGGAAATGCCGTCCAGGTACTTCACCAGCGCGCGGATGCTGTTGCCGTGCGCGGCGATCACCACGCGCTTGCCGCTCTTGATGGCCGGTGCAATCGATTCATCCCACAGCGGCAGCACGCGGGCGACGGTGTCCTTGAGGCATTCGGTCAGGGGCACCTGTTCGCGCGTCAGGCCCGCGTAGCGCGGATTGCCGAAGACGTCGTTCGTTGCGCCGGGCTCGAGGGCGGGCGGCGGCGTATCGTAGCTGCGGCGCCAGATCAGGACCTGCTCGTCGCCATATTGCGCGGCAGTTTCGGCCTTGTTCAGGCCCGACAGCGCGCCGTAGTGGCGCTCGTTCAGGCGCCATTCATTACGGGTCGGGATCCACATCAGATCCATTTCATCCTGCACGTGCCACAGCGTGCGAATCGCGCGCTTGAGCACCGAGGTGTAGGCCAGGTCGAACGTGAAGCCGGCTTCACGCAGCAGTTTGCCGCCTTGGCGGGCCTGGGCGATGCCTGTGTCGGTCAGGTCGACGTCGACCCAGCCGGTGAAGCGGTTCTCCAGATTCCACGTCGATTCGCCGTGGCGGATGAGGACGAGCTTGTGCATGACTGCCATGATGAGAAGTGAGAAAACCTGCGTGTGGCTAGCTGCGGCGACGTATCGTACGTCATCGTGCAGCCGCCGAAACCGACTATTTTATAATGCCGCGGGCATTGGGCTCCCGAATCGTTCGGCTGATGTTTGCCCACTAGACTTGCCCCGACCCATCCCAGGAAACCGATACCGTGAAGTTCTTCGCCGATTACAACAACCTCGCACTGCTTGCCGTCGCCATCGTTTCGGGTCTGCTGCTGCTCTGGGCGCCCATCCAGCGCCGCATCGCGGGCGGTGGCGGCGCCAAGGTGAGTGCTCCGGTGGCCACCCAGCTCATCAATCGCCGCAATGCAGTGGTGGTGGATGTGCGCGAAAGCGGTGAGTACGCAGCCGGCCATCTGCCGCA encodes:
- a CDS encoding rhodanese-like domain-containing protein, translating into MKFFADYNNLALLAVAIVSGLLLLWAPIQRRIAGGGGAKVSAPVATQLINRRNAVVVDVRESGEYAAGHLPQAKHAPLGELEGKASGLAKNKETPIILVCQTGQRAGRAQAVLKQAGYSEVYSLEGGLAAWQQAGLPVVK
- the gpmA gene encoding 2,3-diphosphoglycerate-dependent phosphoglycerate mutase, whose product is MHKLVLIRHGESTWNLENRFTGWVDVDLTDTGIAQARQGGKLLREAGFTFDLAYTSVLKRAIRTLWHVQDEMDLMWIPTRNEWRLNERHYGALSGLNKAETAAQYGDEQVLIWRRSYDTPPPALEPGATNDVFGNPRYAGLTREQVPLTECLKDTVARVLPLWDESIAPAIKSGKRVVIAAHGNSIRALVKYLDGISDADIVGLNIPNGTPLVYELDANLKPIRHYYLGDQEAIAASLAAVASQGKSK